CAGCACGTGCAGCGCGGGATTAGCCCTGAGCAATGCCTCCAGCACCGGGAGGATGGCAACCGTCTCGCCCACGCTGGCCGCATGCAGCCACACAAGTGCTCCTGCAGGGCGGGGCCGGCTGGCAAGGCCCTGCCGCTGGGGCAGGCTGGCCTGGGTTTCCTTGCCGCGCGCCAGTCTGCGGCGCAGGTTCACGCGCAGGACAGGGGCCAGCAGGACAGACAGGCCATGCCACCCCGCCCCCAGCACGGCTGCACACAGGCGGCCCCTTATGGCGGGGCGGCGGCTCATGGCTGTACCGGTCGGGAAAGAGGGGTGCGCATGCCTTTGCGGTAACATGCCTTGTGATGGGGGAAAAGGCAGGGCTGTGACTATGGGTAGACTGTTTTTTTGTTGAATACCCGCCAATGGGGTTTAATAAGACCGCCACCGGTCCGATATGCCGGTCATGACCCCCATGCAGGAACCGCACAGCATCATGGCCCCTCCACCTTTCCGGTCCTTTCTTGTTCCGGGGCAACTGGTCCGCCACCCTGATCACCCGGAATGGGGCGATGGCGCCGTGCAGTCAGCCATTGGCGAACGTGTTACGGTCATGTTTCCCCATGCAGGCAAGGTGATGGTCAATGCCATGGTCGTGCAACTGACCGTGCTGTCGTAGGGCCTGTGACTGCATGAACCATGCCCCGCTACCCGATTCCTACGGCCGTCTGCTGACCTACCTGCGCGTATCGGTTACCGACCGGTGCGACATGCGCTGCATCTATTGCATGGCCGAGGACATGACCTTCCTGCCCAAGGCGGAAATCCTGTCGCTGTCTGAACTCGAGCGCCTGTGCGCCTCGTTCATCCGCCACGGTGTGCGCAGGCTGCGGGTGACCGGGGGCGAACCGCTGGTGCGGCGCGATGTCATGTCCTTCTTCCGCGAGATGGGCAAATGGCTGCACCGCGATACCGGCCAGCCGGGGCTCGATGAACTTACGCTGACCACCAATGCCAGCAGGCTGGCCGAATTTGCCGATGGCCTGCATGCCTGTGGCGTGCGCCGCGTCAATGTCAGTCTGGACTCGCTGGATCCTGCCCGCTTTGCCCGCATCACCCGGCGCGGCAACCTTGCCCGCACGCTCGATGGTATCCGCGCGGCACGCGAGGCGGGGCTTGCGGTGCGCATCAATACCGTGGCCATGGCGGGCGTGAATGAGGACGAATTCGATACCCTGATCGCCTGGTGCGGCGAGATCGGTGCTGATCTGTGCCTGATCGAGACCATGCCCATGGGTGAGACGGGCGAGGACCGCACCGACCATTACCTGCCGCTCTCGACCGTGCGCCGCAGGCTTGAGCGGAACTGGGCGCTGGAGCCACTGGCCTACCGCACCGGCGGCCCGGCGCGTTACGCCCGCATTGGCCAGACAGGTCAGCGTATCGGCTTCATCACGCCCATGACCCATAATTTCTGTGAAAGCTGCAATCGCGTGCGCCTGTCATGCACCGGCAGGCTTTACACCTGCCTTGGCCATGAAGGCTCGACCGACCTGCGCGCGCCGCTGCGCGCGGGCGAGGATGATGCGGCGATGATGGATCATGTCCGCGCCGCCATCCTGCGCAAGCCGAAGGGGCATGATTTCCTGATCGGGCGCGATGCGGATGACCCCGCCCGTGTGCGGCGCCACATGAGTGTCACGGGCGGCTGAATGTTACGGCCGCCCGCGCAGCGCCTCCTCCAGGCTCATGCTGAACTGGCCTGGCCGGAGGGGGCGGGGCTGCGTGGGGGCAGGGGCCCAGCCGGTCATGACCGCGATGTGCAGCGACTGCGCGATACCGCCATCGGCATCACGCGGCAGGCGGCCCAGGGCATCGGCCAGCAGGGCAGGGGATGTCAGGCCACGCGCGCGCTGGCACAGGGCATTGGTCTCGCCTGCGTGGCGCAGATCGGCCAGCAGGCCCATGGGGGTTGCGTAGCTCAGTTCGATCACATCCGCATCGGCTACCGGCAGGGCAAACCCCGCGCGTTGCAGCAGGGCTGCACAGTCGCGCAGGCCAGGAAAGGGCGAGATGCGCGGCGAGACACCACCGCGCTGTGCCATCTCGGCTTCCATCAGGGCCGTGCGCAGCCCGCCCAGCGTGGGCAGTATGGGCATGCAGGCCAGGAACAGCCCATCAGGCGCCAGAACGCGACGCACCTGCGCCAGCAGCCCCGGCAGGTCATTGACCCAGTGCAGAGAAAGACATGCCACCACCAGGTCGAAACTGTGTGGTGCAAAGGGCAGCCATTCCCCATCCATGGCGATGGCGGGTCCGGCATCAAGGGCGGCCATGCGGGGCGAGAGATCAGCGGCAAGGGTTTCGATGCCGCGCGCGCGCAGGAGCGGGGCTACGACGCCACGCCCACCAATGTCGAGCGCCGTGGCGAAAGGGCGTGTGACATCATCGAGCCGGTCGAGCAGGCGGGTGGCGGCTTCCTCCACAATGGGGCGGACTGCCGTCACGTCACGTGCCGCGCGGTCACGGTGCAGCCTGACGGCATGACGGTCGAATATCTGCGGCACATCCGGGCTCATGCCCCTTGGTGTGAACCCATGCCCGCGCCGTGCCAAGCCCACGATCGTGTGAAGCCATGAAACGCGTCCCATGGTGGCTCACGTGGTGGCGCAGGGCCGCAACGCCGGTGCTTGACCTGCTGTTTCCGCCCCGCTGCCTTGCCTGCGGGGCGGAGGTGATGGAGGCGGGGCATCTGTGCGGTGCATGCGTGGGCCGGCTGCACCTGATTACGTCGCCTTTTTGCCGCCGCTGCGCCCTGCCGTTCTCATCCCGCGCGGCCGCAGGGCCGGACATGACCTGCACCACCTGCCAGCAGAACCCGCCGCCGTGGCGCGAAGCCCGCGCCGCCATGATGTATGATGAGACCGCGCGCAGCCTTATCCTGCCGCTGAAATATGCCGACCGCACGGAAAACGTATCGCTGCTGGCACGTTATATGGCCATGGCGGCCAGTGATATCATGACGGGGGAGAGCCTTTTCATGCCGGTTCCGCTGCACCGCCTGCGGCTGTTTGGCCGCCGCTACAACCAGGCCGCGCTTCTGGCCCGCGCGCTCGCTGGAATGGCGGGGGCTACGGCCCTGTGCGACGGGCTTGAGCGCACCCGTGCCACCCGCCCGCTTGAAGGGCTGGGCCGCAGCCAGCGCCAGCATCTTATGTCTGGGGCGATTACGGTGCGCTCCGGGCGGATTCCCGCGCTGGCGGGGCGGCATGTCATTGTGGTGGATGACGTGATGACCACCGGCGCCACACTGGCCGCCTGCGCCGTTCCCCTGCTTGCGGCAGGGGCCGCGCGGGTTGATGTGCTTGCCGCCGCGCGTGCCAGTGGTCAGCATGCATCGCAATAGGATAAGATGGCCCGAAACAGACGCATTCGCCCCGGATTATGGGTGGCGGATCAACCCGCAAGCCAAGTGAAGGTTCAATGCCCGCAATTGATATCTATACCCAACCCGGCTGCCCCTATTGCATCCGCGCCGTGCGGCTGCTTCAGCAGAAGGGTGTCCCTTTCAACGAAATCGATGCCCCCTATGGCACGCCCGAGCGCGCGGAATCCATCAGCCGCTCGGGTGGGCGCACCACCGTGCCGCAGATCTTCATCGACAACACGCCCATTGGCGGCTGCGATGACCTGATGGCGCTCGAACGCTCGGGCAGGCTCGATGGCCTGCTGGGCAAGGGCTGATAAAACGGCATGATCCGGTACCAGTTGCGCTGTGGCGCGGAGCACGAGTTTGAAGGGTGGTTTCCCGGCAGTGCCGCGTTCGAGCGGCAGGCCGCGGGCGGGCTGCTGTCGTGCCCGCATTGCGGCTCGCCCGACGTGACGCGCGCCCTCATGGCGCCCGCCGTCCATACGGGCATGCCCGCGCGCGTGGCAGAAGCAGCCGAAACGCCCGCTGGCATGCCTGCGCCACCCGGCCATGCGCCACAGGCCATGCCCGATACCATGGTCGCCCTGTTACAGAAAATACGCGACACTGTTGAGACGCATTGTGACGACGTAGGCGACCGCTTTGCCGAGGAAGCCCTGGGCATGCACCGTGGCGAGCGTGAAGCCCGGGGCATTTATGGTAGCATGACGGAACAGGAGCATGCCGAACTTGATGAGGCGGGCGTGGAGGTCCACGCCATTCCATGGGTCCGGCGGGCTGACAGCTAAAGGGTAGACGCAGGCGCGCTCCGGGGCACTGATCGGAACGCGTGCCATGTCGGGGGAACGATTGAAAATGCACGATACAGAACGGAACACGACCCTGCGCCAGACAGGTGGCCGCATCCTCCGGGCTTTCGCCCTGTCGGGCATGGCCGCGTTATGCGCCATGGCGGTCGGGCTGGCTTCCCCCATCACCGCGCATGCCGAGGCGCCGGACATCATTGGCCGGTGGATGACCAAGGACCATGACGGCGT
This is a stretch of genomic DNA from Komagataeibacter xylinus. It encodes these proteins:
- a CDS encoding DUF3553 domain-containing protein, which translates into the protein MPVMTPMQEPHSIMAPPPFRSFLVPGQLVRHPDHPEWGDGAVQSAIGERVTVMFPHAGKVMVNAMVVQLTVLS
- the moaA gene encoding GTP 3',8-cyclase MoaA; translated protein: MNHAPLPDSYGRLLTYLRVSVTDRCDMRCIYCMAEDMTFLPKAEILSLSELERLCASFIRHGVRRLRVTGGEPLVRRDVMSFFREMGKWLHRDTGQPGLDELTLTTNASRLAEFADGLHACGVRRVNVSLDSLDPARFARITRRGNLARTLDGIRAAREAGLAVRINTVAMAGVNEDEFDTLIAWCGEIGADLCLIETMPMGETGEDRTDHYLPLSTVRRRLERNWALEPLAYRTGGPARYARIGQTGQRIGFITPMTHNFCESCNRVRLSCTGRLYTCLGHEGSTDLRAPLRAGEDDAAMMDHVRAAILRKPKGHDFLIGRDADDPARVRRHMSVTGG
- a CDS encoding methyltransferase domain-containing protein gives rise to the protein MSPDVPQIFDRHAVRLHRDRAARDVTAVRPIVEEAATRLLDRLDDVTRPFATALDIGGRGVVAPLLRARGIETLAADLSPRMAALDAGPAIAMDGEWLPFAPHSFDLVVACLSLHWVNDLPGLLAQVRRVLAPDGLFLACMPILPTLGGLRTALMEAEMAQRGGVSPRISPFPGLRDCAALLQRAGFALPVADADVIELSYATPMGLLADLRHAGETNALCQRARGLTSPALLADALGRLPRDADGGIAQSLHIAVMTGWAPAPTQPRPLRPGQFSMSLEEALRGRP
- a CDS encoding ComF family protein, translating into MKRVPWWLTWWRRAATPVLDLLFPPRCLACGAEVMEAGHLCGACVGRLHLITSPFCRRCALPFSSRAAAGPDMTCTTCQQNPPPWREARAAMMYDETARSLILPLKYADRTENVSLLARYMAMAASDIMTGESLFMPVPLHRLRLFGRRYNQAALLARALAGMAGATALCDGLERTRATRPLEGLGRSQRQHLMSGAITVRSGRIPALAGRHVIVVDDVMTTGATLAACAVPLLAAGAARVDVLAAARASGQHASQ
- the grxC gene encoding glutaredoxin 3, with translation MPAIDIYTQPGCPYCIRAVRLLQQKGVPFNEIDAPYGTPERAESISRSGGRTTVPQIFIDNTPIGGCDDLMALERSGRLDGLLGKG
- a CDS encoding DUF1178 family protein, coding for MIRYQLRCGAEHEFEGWFPGSAAFERQAAGGLLSCPHCGSPDVTRALMAPAVHTGMPARVAEAAETPAGMPAPPGHAPQAMPDTMVALLQKIRDTVETHCDDVGDRFAEEALGMHRGEREARGIYGSMTEQEHAELDEAGVEVHAIPWVRRADS